The Halosimplex litoreum genome has a window encoding:
- a CDS encoding BolA family protein, translated as MQLGDIESLIEESIPDAAATVTRARGADDDDHLAATVVSPAFADESLVDRHQMVYDALGDRMTTDIHALEVETYTPEEREE; from the coding sequence ATGCAACTCGGCGACATCGAGTCCCTCATCGAGGAGTCGATCCCCGACGCGGCGGCGACCGTCACTCGCGCCCGCGGTGCCGACGACGACGACCACCTCGCCGCCACCGTCGTCTCGCCCGCCTTCGCCGACGAGTCGCTCGTCGACCGCCACCAGATGGTCTACGACGCCCTGGGCGACCGCATGACCACAGACATCCACGCGCTGGAAGTGGAGACCTACACCCCCGAGGAACGGGAGGAGTAG
- the ilvA gene encoding threonine ammonia-lyase → MIELADVLDARERVAATARHTPLDYSHTFSSMTGADVHLKLETFQRTGSFKIRGATNKIATLSDEQQAAGVVTASAGNHAQGVALAATRIGVDSKIVMPEHAPVSKVKATRNYGAEVVLDGADYDEAAERAHEIERAEDRVYVHAFDDPMVMAGQGTIGLEVLEELPEVETLLVPIGGGGLISGIATAVKAKNPDTRIVGVQAEGASSVADSLRKGEIVEREHVDTIADGIATRKVGEGTFEVIRERVDEVVTVSDAETAVALTTLLERGKTLVEGAGAVPLAALLEGKFDYEDDEVIVPCLCGGNIDLNVLTTVIMRGLVETGRYLRVRTILKDRPGELERLVEIISDARANIHAIEHDRTGKDVAMNAAEVELDLETKGPDHADALLEALREEGYEVDVLV, encoded by the coding sequence ATGATCGAACTCGCGGACGTGCTGGACGCGCGCGAGCGGGTCGCGGCGACCGCCCGGCACACACCGCTGGATTACTCCCACACCTTCTCGTCGATGACCGGCGCCGACGTCCACCTGAAACTGGAGACGTTCCAGCGGACGGGGTCGTTCAAGATCCGCGGCGCCACCAACAAGATCGCCACCCTCTCGGACGAACAGCAGGCCGCCGGCGTCGTCACCGCCTCCGCGGGCAACCACGCCCAGGGCGTCGCGCTCGCCGCCACCCGCATCGGCGTCGACTCGAAGATCGTCATGCCCGAGCACGCCCCCGTCTCGAAGGTCAAGGCCACCCGCAACTACGGCGCCGAGGTCGTCCTCGACGGCGCCGACTACGACGAGGCCGCCGAGCGAGCCCACGAGATCGAACGCGCGGAGGACCGGGTCTACGTCCACGCCTTCGACGACCCGATGGTGATGGCCGGCCAGGGCACCATCGGCCTCGAAGTCCTCGAAGAACTGCCCGAGGTCGAGACCCTCCTCGTCCCGATCGGCGGCGGCGGCCTCATCTCCGGCATCGCCACGGCCGTCAAGGCCAAGAATCCGGACACCCGCATCGTCGGCGTCCAGGCCGAAGGCGCCTCCAGCGTCGCCGACTCCCTGCGGAAGGGCGAGATCGTCGAACGGGAGCACGTCGACACCATCGCCGACGGCATCGCCACCCGGAAAGTGGGCGAGGGGACCTTCGAGGTCATCCGCGAGCGCGTCGACGAGGTCGTCACCGTCTCCGACGCCGAGACCGCGGTCGCGCTGACGACGCTGCTCGAACGCGGCAAGACCCTCGTCGAGGGCGCCGGCGCGGTGCCGCTGGCGGCGCTGCTCGAAGGCAAGTTCGACTACGAGGACGACGAGGTGATCGTCCCGTGTCTCTGCGGCGGCAACATCGACCTGAACGTCCTCACCACCGTGATCATGCGCGGGCTCGTCGAGACCGGTCGCTACCTGCGGGTCCGCACGATCCTCAAGGACCGGCCCGGCGAGCTCGAACGGCTCGTCGAGATCATCAGCGACGCCCGCGCGAACATCCACGCCATCGAGCACGACCGCACCGGCAAGGACGTGGCCATGAACGCCGCCGAGGTGGAGCTAGATCTAGAGACCAAGGGACCGGACCACGCCGATGCGCTGCTGGAAGCGCTGCGCGAGGAGGGGTACGAGGTCGACGTACTGGTGTGA